The following proteins are co-located in the Gigantopelta aegis isolate Gae_Host chromosome 5, Gae_host_genome, whole genome shotgun sequence genome:
- the LOC121373797 gene encoding uncharacterized protein LOC121373797: MKPMSDLCWTCQKNSNLLIKAANLPLELKTATVKYAEEHLFRATQERSLYTSKVKSCKDVFTMEGITDLEAPGNVVADCSRTFEAHYSFDFAQQIHYPYNPMQPGPIFFKTPRKIGVFGMMTEGLAKMVLFLLDEASSTGKGANCVISLLNFFFENYGLKETVCHLHADNCSGQNKNNAMMHYLAWRVIMGKHKTITLSFLLAGHTKLGPDWCFGLFKKKLKSSKVDCLKDVETVAKQSSPAGVIVPQLCGDEGGRVFTPMYSWDSFFFPGIFRKMPAIKYIHHVEFYPDGRILCKDFADSETVEHNILKVQPSEVPRELPPQMFPSGLSVDWKNDLFKEIRPFVAEQFQDLVCPRPRTDMDDVSEAVRGPGRPLKKAKGLAARK; encoded by the exons ATGAAACCCATGTCAGACTTGTGCTGGACATGCCAGAAAAACAGCAATCTTTTAATTAAAGCTGCAAATCTGCCATTAGAGTTGAAGACTGCTACTGTAAAATATGCTGAGGAACATCTCTTCCGAGCCACCCAGGAGCGATCACTCTATACAAGTAAAGTGAAAAGCTGTAAAGATGTCTTCACAATGGAGGGCATCACAGACCTGGAAGCTCCTGGAAATGTCGTTGCTGATTGTTCTCGCACATTCGAG GCACACTACAGCTTTGATTTTGCTCAACAGATCCACTATCCATACAACCCCATGCAGCCCGgaccaatttttttcaaaacccCTAGGAAAATTGGTGTTTTTGGGATGATGACAGAAGGACTGGCCAAAATGGTACTCTTTCTTTTGGATGAGGCATCGTCAACAGGTAAAGGGGCAAACTGTGTCATCAGCCTTTTGAATTTCTTTTTCGAGAATTATGGATTGAAAGAAACTGTGTGCCACTTACATGCCGACAACTGTTCAggccaaaataaaaataatgcaatGATGCATTATCTAGCTTGGCGGGTGATTATGGGAAAGCACAAGACGATTACTTTGTCCTTCCTTCTTGCCGGCCATACCAAGCTCGGCCCAGATTGGTGTTTTGGACTGTTTAAGAAAAAACTAAAGTCATCGAAAGTGGATTGTTTAAAGGATGTTGAAACTGTGGCCAAACAGTCATCCCCAGCAGGCGTCATTGTTCCACAGCTGTGCGGCGATGAAGGTGGTCGAGTGTTTACTCCAATGTACTCTTGGGACTCTTTCTTCTTTCCTGGCATATTTAGAAAAATGCCTGCCATAAAATACATACACCACGTGGAGTTTTACCCCGATGGGAGAATTTTGTGCAAAGACTTTGCTGATAGTGAGACGGTGGagcataacattttaaaagttcagCCATCCGAAGTACCGCGTGAACTACCACCCCAAATGTTTccatctggactgtctgttgATTGGAAAAACGATCTGTTTAAGGAAATTCGCCCTTTTGTGGCAGAACAATTTCAGGATCTAGTGTGCCCTAGACCTAGAACGGACATGGATGATGTATCTGAGGCAGTGCGTGGCCCTGGTCGTCCTCTCAAAAAAGCAAAGGGACTTGCTGCTAGGAAATGA
- the LOC121373010 gene encoding uncharacterized protein LOC121373010, whose protein sequence is MEHVVKYTNCSRDDPIILSVDNHESHLSVDMLQYAKDNGVHVITLPPHTSHKTQPLDRSVFGPLKSCYNAEANSWMMRNPGQCITIYQVAGLAGSAWLKAATPTNVIADFKVSGIWPFDRHMFKDEEFLPASVTDRDAPVPQDENSHDETDRAEQTEDLDHRTPIKETDNPTPGTSGFISPVDILGYPKAPERKSTSNRGREKGKSMVATSTPELKRKSTSNRGREKGKSMVATSTPELKRKSTSNRGREKGKSMVATSTPELKRKSTSNRGREKGKSMVATSTPELKRKSTSNRGREKGKSMVATSTPELKRKSTSNRGREKGKSMVATSTPELKRKSTSNRGREKGKSMVATSTPELKRKSTSKSRQREREINGSHFHT, encoded by the exons ATGGAACATGTTGTAAAATACACGAACTGCTCTAGAGATGACCCAATAATCCTGTCAGTGGATAACCATGAGAGCCATCTTTCTGTAGATATGTTACAGTATGCCAAGGATAACGGTGTTCATGTCATAACACTTCCACCCCATACTAGCCATAAGACCCAACCTCTAGACAGATCCGTATTCGGCCCATTAAAAAGTTGTTACAATGCTGAGGCGAATTCATGGATGATGAGAAACCCAGGACAGTGTATTACAATCTATCAGGTAGCAGGACTTGCTGGATCAGCTTGGTTGAAGGCGGCAACTCCCACAAATGTCATCGCAGACTTTAAAGTTTCAGGAATTTGGCCTTTTGACCGTCACATGTTTAAAGATGAAGAGTTCCTGCCTGCATCAGTAACGGACCGTGATGCTCCTGTACCTCAGGATGAGAACAGTCACGATGAAACGGACCGAGCTGAACAGACCGAAGACCTGGATCACAGAACCCCTATAAAGGAGACAGACAATCCAACTCCTGGAACCAGTGGCTTCATTTCTCCAGTAGATATATTGGGGTATCCAAAA GCGCCTGAAAGAAAATCAACATCAAATCGAGGCAGAGAGAAAGGGAAATCAATGGTAGCCACTTCCACACCTGAACTGAAAAGAAAATCAACATCAAATCGAGGCAGAGAGAAAGGGAAATCAATGGTAGCCACTTCCACACCTGAACTGAAAAGAAAATCAACATCAAATCGAGGCAGAGAGAAAGGGAAATCAATGGTAGCCACTTCCACACCTGAACTGAAAAGAAAATCAACATCAAATCGAGGCAGAGAGAAAGGGAAATCAATGGTAGCCACTTCCACACCTGAACTGAAAAGAAAATCAACATCAAATCGAGGCAGAGAGAAAGGGAAATCAATGGTAGCCACTTCCACACCTGAACTGAAAAGAAAATCAACATCAAATCGAGGCAGAGAGAAAGGGAAATCAATGGTAGCCACTTCCACACCTGAACTGAAAAGAAAATCAACATCAAATCGAGGCAGAGAGAAAGGGAAATCAATGGTAGCCACTTCCACACCTGAACTGAAAAGAAAATCAACATCAAAATCGAGGCAGAGAGAAAGGGAAATCAATGGTAGCCACTTCCACACCTGA